The Quercus robur chromosome 3, dhQueRobu3.1, whole genome shotgun sequence DNA segment ATTCGTATTATTGAATCATATGTGTGGTTGGTCTGTGTGGTTTGGATGAGTCTGTATGTATTGaatcaattaaattttcttaCAAGTAATGTGCAATAAATCTAATTTGGGTGAAAGGAATTTATGTATGTAACATTTCAAGTTACACAGACATAATATTGGAAACATCAACATATCTAACTGGAGGCATTTCACTTCCTAAGATTTTTCCTACATTACAAAGTAGAGGACATTGTCCAACCAAAGCAGAAGAATCATATCTAGCAACAAAGAACAGCAGGGAAAACAAGAGAAACTGATTTCATATAAACTTAGCCAAAACTAATGAACAGTTAATCTGTAGAGTTGCAAAAGTTGAacgtacataatcatcatttgtcaaacattaacaacaacataTTGCACAGaatgtgtagacattaacaacaacgtctaatgttcgtaggtagaaatttttgaaaatcatcATTGCTTGAATTTGAGAAGTCTGAAATATCTCTTTCGTCATCTAACacagtaatttcattaatagacttGATGGCTCACTCTTGTGCCTTCCCCTTTAGATGCTTCCTAACTTTTTGGATTGCGTGAAAATGGTCTAGTCGCCTTTGCATTTGATCGTTCTCTTATTCAAGACGAGCAAGTATGTTGGTAGGTTCATCTTTAGGTAACTCGGCTGAGCATGCCTTAGGAACTCGTAACCCGTGCCATCGACAATACACCTCTAACTCACACCTTTTCTCGTATAAGGTTGACCATGGTGGTTCTGCTACGGTGAACTCTATTGCGGTGGTatctgtacttagttttgtaGGTTTATCGACCATGATGTGCCCGATGCTTCCAAGACTCTCATTCgtgtatattggcatattaacaaaatctcttttctttccaacccatttccctccatagtgGTCTGTGTATGTCTGTAGTTGTTAATCTGCTGGAACTTGTGATGATTCATTTGTTGAAGTAGTTCCAAACTTGTTTCGCATTGTACGATTTGATGTTGAGGCATTGCGACTCATAGCTCAATTAATCTACGAAGTTAGTGGGGTAGACAAAAGATCATTATTGTGGTGCATTTATAATCTTATTTCATGGTCCAAGCATTACAATTTCAGTTATTAGGGCTTGTCAATGAACAACTAGGCTGGAAAAACACTATATTAACAGGATTTTAAATATTCCCAATGTCACATCAAAGGTGGGCAGTAGTTGCAATATTAAATGTAAATGGGACATCTGTGCATCCAATTTGACAATTGTGTATTTATGTGAGTGTTAGTGTGAAATAGTGCTGAGTTGTTGAGCAGCACGTGTAAAATTACGAACATGACTTCACTAAATAGCCGTGTCTATTGGCTCATGTGCTGCGATTGAAGGAATTTGAGTTGACTACAGTTGGTGCTACAGCAGCAGGCTGGTGACGTGCCCTCAAAGTTCGAACTTGGTCATCTTGAAACTTCGCTATATTAATTGTGTTTCGTTTGTCACGTTGATATTAcactatattaatttattaattgtgTTTGGTATTTCAGAAAACAGATCCTGAAGATCACagtgtttattatttttggtcattttcaaggtgTTTAAATATCACGGTGTGTAAACATCACGGTGTTTATTATCTTTGGTCATTAAACATTTAGAGGTTAAAAGCATCACTTTGCTCTAAGAACCATCACTCTTACAAATTACGCGACCCTATAGCTTGAAACATTGAAATATCTCTTGTAATTGTAGCCAATTAATGTGACACTGCAGATTTGGAATACACACTCGACTGTTCGATCAAAGATCGTGGTCATATACATTCGATTACGACAGCTAAATCAAAGACTCGCTAGTTTCATGTGCAGCCCAACTGGAACTGACTTTGGAAAGTGTTTTACCTTTGATGTTGGTGGCTTGAGGTCACTGTTATATCTGTTTAATTGTGCTTGGTCCTTCACAAAACATTAAACTTCATAGTATTTATTATCACGGTGTTTATTATTTTCAGCTCACtgttatctatactattatgtATACAACCTCCCCTTGTTCATCTATTTACATTGCTTATATGTACTTGTTTATTTATCTTGTTGCATTTATTTACTTGTTCATCTTATATATTGTTTACCCCCTCCCCGTTTATTTATTGCACTCTCTATTGCTTCCTTTAttgtccaatatatatataggaacctaggaaccatatatatatatatatttatttatttgttgttcTATTTATCTTCTTGTTCATCTATTTACATTGCTTATAtctgtgggttccagttagctcaattggtaaagtctctgatggttgtataagagatttggggttcaatccccgcctacaccaaaaactaattggtgtcttggtttgatgataaagaactatcatcaggagcggacatcataggttgaaactctctccaaaaaaaaaaaaaaaaaaaaaaaattgcttataTCTACTTGTTTATTTATCTTGTTGCATTTATTTACTTGTTcatcttttatatattgttCACCCCCTCCCCTtttacacaaacacacacacacacacacacacacacacacacacatattttgctatattattatgtttcttctctctctctcatcacccaaaaatattttctatccattTTGCCTAAATGGGTTCTAAACCAACCTTTTAAGCACAATATGGGTATGTTGCCTAGAGAATTGAGGTGGCTTGTACTCCCATTTCTTCTATTAGTAAAGAATCCATAAGGTTTTGGCAAGATTAGAGCTTATTTAGGagaaatccattaaaaaaaaaatttccaatatGCATTTACTTTTcttgtcatttaaatttcaagttattTACTTTCCTTGCCTTTAAATTCATAgcactttacttttattgtctTTACATTTCCaagatatttatttttatgtcccGTATTTAAATTCCTTTACTTTTAATGCACTTTAATTTCTAGcactaatttatttttgttgctcTATGTTAGGGGTATTAATTCGGATTAGCGTATCGGGTTCAtgtcgtgtcgaggtaggggtatttgactaaatgactcaaccctaacccgacccatttaataatcgtgtcatgatccttcaaccctaactcGACCTGTTAATAAGGGGGGTTGAcctgacctgacccaacccatttgacacgcttaataaacgagtcgtgttgggttgacacgaatgtaacacaagCCATTTAAACCtgtataatatttaatataacatccatctagaaatatttttttttacatcctaaaagcagtgcatacacttcaagtcttcaacccacatttaaaataatatagttcaacaaaaatataacattcatctagaaataagttctttatactttaaaagaagtgcatacacttcaatccaaattcaaaataacatagtttaacaaaaataacatagttcagcaaaaatataatatccttggaactcgccaaatgctaagtatcaatattgaaggAATTGGagcaaacagtagactaatcctgactatgacTACGGTTATcatccagagagagagagagagagagagagagagagagagagagagagagagcaataatTGGTTTGAGAATTGGGCATGAGACTATAAGATAATAGAGTGAGTCGTATGactgaaatttaaataaaaaaaaaagatatttataagaaggtttagagatttagggtttagAGATCTAaggtttgtaaagtttcaatttccattaTATCccttgcaagtttttgtaattactcacttttctttttaaatttaaaatatatgtttgatataaaaggtatttgacaaatctaaaataaaatgaatatttatttgttatacaagTTGTGTTAAGTGGATCATTTTGGGTTGACACATATAAATTGACATATCAAAtgtgtctattgcgggttatGTGGGTTGACTCACTTATGACACTTTTTTTATCGTGTCGCTTTGGAGTTGACCtatttatgacccaaacccattaaggtaCAACCCTAACCCATAAAAACCCGTGTCGGGTTTGTGTTGTGCTTGtgggttgggtcgaacattaACACCCCTACTCTATGTTCTTTCTCATATACATTGTAGCCGTAAAATAATGGCTTGGGTAAACATAACTCTAAAGTGtgtttttctaaaagaaaatcatttcaaaaactactcccttaaaaaaaaaaaaaaaaaaaaaaaaaaaaaaaaaaaaaaaaaaaaaaaaaagaaagagaaaagctTTCCAACGCAaaagtcttctttttcttaaagaaaagcataaaaaaattttttctataaaaaaaaaaaaacccgttCATTCTTTCCAAAAAAGAGTTTCTTTTAGAACGTtgaaaagcctttttttttttttaaaaaaaaaaaaaattttgaataagcaaaatttttaagaggaaattatttttctttaacttgttttttctgaaaaaacaataaaaataatgggatttttgaaatccaagcttctttctttctctaaaaaaaaaacccatgaaaACTTCTTGAAACATTTCTCtccttaatttctttttgttccaaaattgttttctttaCAAAAGAAATGCTTTCAAAACAAGCTTCCTTTTactataaaaatcatatgatttttaatatttatttatttcttaaaaaaaacacaagaaactttttttttttaccttttcccCAACTATATTTTggaattaattttctttttacaaaaaaaatattttcaaaacaaaacccccttttcttaaaactttatcatcaaaaatcattggatttttttaatccaaGCCTTCtttctataaaagaaaaacccttgaaacttttaaatcaaattttcccaagattctctctctcttccttcttctttttttaattttcattataaaaaaaagggcactctttttctccaaaatccttttcaaaaaagaaaaatattgttttcacAAGGAAATTCccaatttcaaaagaaaacttttatctttttttacaaaaatttaaagttgAAACTTCCttctataaaaaatgtaataattaaaaaccaTGGTTTCCAATTGAATCATAaaaactttttctcaaaaatagatttaattttttttctcttttatcaataaattataataataataaaaaactttttttctcaccaaaaaaatgtTTCTTTCAACTTCTTTTCTCTAAACTCAacgtaaagaaaaaaagaagaagaccaaaGGAAAGAAATCTTTTTGagtcttttacaaaaaaaatccttctttttaaacaatcttttcaaaataatttgtacATCTCCATTTAGTAAGTTTTAAATTCTTCTAgcattgttgtttaaaaatttcttcttaGAATTGCATCTTTTAGAGATTTGTGCCTATGGTTCAATTTCATTAAACCAATAGGTACCAATCAAGCTTACATGGCTCCCTCCCTTCTTGGCGCTaatgtttcttaatttatattgtgttttttgcatgataaaatgagaaaaatatggTGGATGACAACAAGGTGCTATTCTTCCTActcactcttttttatttttatgttgtaaATAATCATGTCAAATATATAGTATATTCACATACTATTGTATACATTATTTCTTGCAATGAAGTAAAATGTTTCTCACAtgctatgtatatatatacttcacATACTTTGTTTGTAAATAAATCATTGAAATAAATATTCCCATGCTacgttataaataaataaattaagactCACATATGCATACAAAGATTGGTGGCgacttctaaaataaaaataagaaaaagagacTCAAACACACCTCACCCTATAAACATATGCACACAAAGACCCATGTTGCTAAGGACCCAAtgtgtgattaaaaaaaaaaaaaaaaaaaaaaaaaaaaaaaaaaaagaaggggggggggggggggggggggagaaaaagccctaaataagttttttcttcttagcccggatttttcttttttggggcgTCCACAGTAGTCGCTGTGGAAGCATTGGTTTTTGGTTATCAATATTCGATTAATGACAAATAGGTTCAGGGAAATTTGGTGAACATTGGAACTAATGCCAATTTAGTTCATGAGAAGAACTCGTAGTCCTTGGCTGAAAGGATGATAGTCCTTAGTCCCCCAATAGGTGCTACAATCATCAATGCCACACCAAGCACAATGCAGATCTGAAATGCaagttaaaacaaaattatgttaagaaataagaaaaagtaGGCAAAAGATTACCCATAATTCTTTTTGGTATGATATATAAACCAATTTTTAACATACCCAATTGGCCATCCAAGTTATGCTGAAGGGTTTGGGTTTATAGATGATGAGCCACATGATGCAGGGGAGCTGCAAAGGTATAAAAAAACATGAACTTTAGCATTCTATTGGATTATTTTCTATGAACTATGAAGAATAAGCAGTCCATTTAATTAAGGTTGTAGTATTTTGAAAGGGTTAAGTAAGGAAAGAAGAATCCTTTGCTTACGTAGTATGTTGTTGGGGCCATAACAAGTCCTCCAAAGAAACCAAGGAGGCCACCGAAGAAAGGGATTATTATCGCGACCATCATTGTAAACGCTGCAGTCAAAAAacaagaatgaaagaaaaaaagagagatgaatTATTATGCAAAAAAGTGAGAGTTACACAATTAGTAATACTATCGATTGAAACATGCAATCGGAAttcatttgagagagagaggagtgcACACTTACCAACATATACATTGCGAATGATAAATCGGAGTGTCAAAGATGGGCTGAACTTCAATTTCTTCACCAGAAAAGTTTCCATCATGTCAAACACTGGCACAGCAAATACCTGTGGTTTACAATGATTTGGTTAATAATAATGACTGACAAAACAAACTCTGTTATATTATCAATCACTTTTGAGAACATGATCTTCTCGATTTCATggttaagtttttattttcaggATCTAATAGTGTGTAGACTGTcagttatttaaaatttataaacgACTTAGTATTGGAGACACCTTTAGCTTTGTAATACTTAATCTGAACcatgaaataaattaatttcaaatggAGAGGATCTTAATACTCAGTTTTGACAGAAAATTGGCAATATTCAAACATGAAATGTTGAAACGCACCTGGTAGCTTCCAACGACATGGATAACAACAAACATGTTAGCTGCTGCAATAAGCCAATTAGGTTTCTCTAGTGACAAGAGAACGTTGTCCTCAACAGAATTTCCAAACACCCAGTACCCGATCAGAGCAACAGGGAAGTAGCAAAGGCCCACAATGATATATGCAACAACCGCTCCTTTCCACATGGGGCCCTTTGAAGGTTTCTCTGGAGTAGAAGGGATTGTTGCTTGGATTTCCAAAACCACATTGTGACCAGCATAGGCAAATGCTACATCACCCAAGGCGGTGAAAACGTTAAAAGTTTTTCCAGATGCGCTTTTGGCTGAGTAACCGTAGTCCACATCTGGTTGAACACCCTTTGCAGCAGAAGCTGCCCAAGCAATAGTTGAGTAACTACAAAAACAACCCCCCAAAAggggttttgaagaaaaatacaTTAATCTAAAAGTTTCAATGATGTACTTAAATTTTTCAGTAATGTTAACATGGGTGGTTTGTGTATTACGTTAAGGACATGACTGCTGCAGCCAGTGAGATACCGGAAATAGAGTTGAAGTTGGGGAGATGGGACAGAACAAAGTGCACAGAAGCGAAAATCATGATGAAGTAAGTGGTCTTGATAGATTTGCAATTGGGGCAAACTATGTCATGGAACTTCTTCAATGATCTCCCTCCAGTGACCATGTACACAATGTCTACACTAATTTCAACAACGAGCTGTTGAGGCACCACAATCCAAAGTCCAAGCTTTTCACCAAAGGCTTGCTGACCAAGCTCATGGTACCTATCAAACCGCTTACCGGGAACCATTTCGTGCATCTCAATCATTTGCCATAGAGTGTAGAAGGTGATGATCCATGACAAAATAAGGACAGTGACACCAGGTCCCCTAttattccaaaaaagaaaaaaaaaaaaaatcatttggtcAGAATTATTTATTAACAAACCACCGATCTGTTCTGTTGAAAACAGAAgcaaaattttgattaattttaagtgtttttggtATGGTAGTTTAAGCGAcgcttttcagtttttaaacaatatttacacgtattttcacactttCTTAACCAtacgtatttctaaaaaatacaaacaatgttacCAAACGGCTCATACCCAGAAATGATCTGGAACGTAAACACCCATCTAACATTATGATTAACAGAATAGaggaaaataaaacctataccgATTCAAATATTCTATTGAACAATCCCTTGCAAAGTTTTAACCCTTCAAACATTAGAAAATAACGAAAGgacaggaaaaaaagaaaaagaaaaattgaaggtACAAGTTACAGGTATTTTGTTTCTAAAACATTGTATAGATATTCAtccaaacaaaaactaaaatttttatggACATCTTTTAAaagaattgtttaaaaaaaaaaacaaaaaggcacACTTCATAATTATTCTACCTGTAAAGTCAGAAATAATCGTGTTTTTGTGACAATTTGTGCAGAACCCAGGAATGAAATACTATAACAATTACAACAGCCAAAGTTTAActctcaaaattttaaggtttatTATGGATTCTCAACAAATTAATCGAGATGGACcatatgtattcttttttgctaaaaatgaaATACCATCAAAATATACCAATTAAATATGAACGAAAAGTATCATCTACCCTGTTTATGAGAAAACATGGCGCAGACCCTACAAACCAAATACTATCTCCTAGGGTACTTTACCatgtagagttttttttttttcatcttttcatctttattttgaattaaatgGTTTGATACCATATCATTAATTCActaataaaattcttaaaataatattgaCACATCAGCAATTAAAAACAGCATCAGATTTTGAGTTTATTAGTAAttcattttagtattttcttttaaaaaaagaaaaacaaaaaactcaaatctaaaacctaaaataGATTGCAAACTCTCCAAGTACCTCTTCTTTTCCCACTGCCGGCGGAAAGCTCTTGgcaattttcaaaattggctTGAATGAGTAAAGTAAGCTTACAAACAAAGGCTGCTAttagaagaaaacaaatcatTATTAAGGTTTATGATTGAATTTATATGATTACAACTGAGTTGTGTTGGGTCTAAGAGATAGGCTTGCGATGGGCTGCGTTTTTGGGGAGCATTTAGCACTATTTCCATGCATAAATTTCCCAACGTTGTCACCTCTATATCTCTTTTGATTTCCAATCCCCGACCCTATGATATCATATGTGGATTCATGCTTGGTCGGACGAGCTTGGTTCCCTTGCGCATTGCAATTGATGACAACGGTGGAGCCGGAGTGAGAGATCGACGGAAACCTTTGTTGGTGTGGCACtgttattttatgtattttattagTGAATTAATGATATGACATAATCCCAACCATTTAATTCAAATTGAAGAGTTAAGATAAAGAGAACTCTATGTGGTAGAGTACCATAGGAATTTTAGAAGATCTTAATCCAACCAGATACTATCCAAATACTAATTAGATACAAAACAAGCTTTCCATATCCGTATTCACCATGTTTATTATCAGacaaacatgattttttttttcttagaaaccAAATACTGAttggagaagaagagaaaaagaagacatATTTACCATCCTAGATGTGACATGGCATAAGGCAGACTGAGAACACCGGCACCGACCATGGCCGTAACATTGTGGAAAGCCGAGTACCACCATTTGGCAGTCCTAGAGGCAGTGACCGGAAGCCAATCATTGATTGCCTTCTGCCTTGCTGCCTCTTCCTCTGTCATATTTGGAGTCAGAGTCATGTTTTGCTTCATGTTATCTCCACCAgcaaattggttttttttttttttttttttgaagagaccAGCAAATTGGTTTAACTTTAAGGCAATGTCTGAAAGACCCAACAATCTAGGCGTTCCAATAGCCAGTACCAGCCACAGAGCTATTCAATCAGGCATCTTACAGTTAAAACAACCACATAATTAAGAACTATGGGAATCTCAGAAGTCatatttaggaaatttttttttttttttttttgacttgcTAAGAATGTACAATGTGACAGTTGGTTGCAACTATATTCTGTTTATTCATAACCGAATTTAGAATCTAGGAAGGCTGTCTAATCCATAATATACTGTGTGGGTGTCTATCCGTATCATGGTGATGGTATCTATCCGTAtctctttttttgatgaattgtATCTATCCGTATCTCATAGCCTAATGTTTcgataaattttattttttattttttttgatgtatAATGTTTCGGTAATTTCATAGTTTGGATAACCGTATTAATCTATGTACTATGAATGGTGGTATTTGGTATCTCCATAATTTGTAGGAATACTTGCTGTCGTGCTCACTTgctaacaaattattttataatatttttataaacttttgatGTTGAAAATTTTTACTCGTTCTCATATGAGAACCAAGACGgtttgatgcatttgggggcctaagacgaaaattgattatcttattttatatgcaaaattactactaattaacatgattgaataagagatctggggttaaATCCCCGCCTATactaaaaactaattggtgtcttagtctgatggtaaagaactatcatcaggagcggacgtcataaattgaaactccttctcaaaaaaaaaaaaaaaagaatcatgtagaatttataaaaaaaaaaaagtctataagcacaaaaaaaatttgaaaaaaacttttcacatctgttgatgtggtagattgatagtggtaagtaaaagagtGATGTTAGTGGTAAACCTAGttgagaactagtaaaaatttgccaactcaactattgtgaaatatgtttcgaattttttttgtgtattgctcttttttttttgagaagtgttgcattcataatatttttcacaacaaattttaggtgttaagttgttactggttctaatttTAACAcacttctaaaattatttttttgccatcaataatAACTTGCTACCTAGGATTTGTAgtaaagtgttgtaaaaaatgttgtgaatgtagcatttctctctcttttttgtttgtatttcatttgataaaaaatattattttatttattagctaatatttgggcttaattaatactattacaATGATAGAAAtaaccctattggttaaaatttgggggccttaggcaattgcaTCAATTGCTTATACCATTGAGCCAACACTGATGAGAACATcacaaatgtcatttttttttacttacgaATAACCACTCACCCCATCAACagtttataaacaaattttgtGACTTTAGTATATTTCTTTGGGaattaattgtatttttttctatttataaattattcaagattctagtttttttattttttattttttttataagatttaaaaaaaaaaataaatgtattaaatGTTGAGAACCtaaatgtaaaatttgtaaaatggCAACTGTAAGGATACGATAACCAAATTGGtgccatttttaaaatttcctgTTATTTTGGTTATTGTTGTCATTTTACTTATGAAACAACTATGTGACTAAGTTATAGCACTGCCAGTAATAGTATTTCTGCGGGTGAGATGGTGGTAGAGATTAAAATGACAATAAGTTTGAAAATATAAGAAACAAAATGATAGTtatgaaaacttaaaaaaccaaattgaaaatatgaccaaaatatagGGATTGGTGTTTTTACCTTAATAggtaaattgaaaatattaagtaatTGAGTGATTGTCGGAGGCATTTTTGGATTGCCTATATGATattgaaactcgactttgggcTTAGAATATGGCCCAAAGGCTATTGGTGAAGTGTGAAAGACTCATTTTTGCTCAAGGTCTAGGTTGCAtctaacaaaaattataataaggCTCTAAATATACCTCCTACAAAGATAAGCAAGTATAAAGGATGGCCCACCACATTAAGTGTTTAAAATAACGTCCAACAGTAAACAGGAGAAATGTATAGCGGTAGATGtctgaaaaattaataaatgtatttgcatagtaaaaattatgcatttcctCTATTAgagacatattttatgtaattggctaatcctttgacaaaatgcactttacttgtatttgggtagatctaggtttggtttaagacttcaagaaatatgttgttcaagtcaagtattaaagccataaAGATTTgactaagaaacaagtgaagaagagctgttcattaaacctcgatagataccttGACAGAaatagtatctatcgagatttaagaacaAAGCTCGACAGAAGCTTGATCGAAGCTGAATTTGTTGAGATCTACGAAATTAGAATttccagatttgatttttggacCATGCTGAAATATTTATAggatttattttctcataaccctggacatatataagaattattttaagggccatcatgAGGTGATGCAACAATAATACATGCATTGAGTGACCGAATGCAAAAAGTGAcctagttcattattctctctgaagaagctactgcatctttgcgccatagggttttgtaataaaggagcttcttcatcttcattgttgatgaactaaagaactttgcagccaacatctttcttaagttatcggtgttagtcacgtactgagattcATGCATTGAATGGAGAGATTGctgctacaatacaagtccaattgggtattggggtaagggttcaactgtaagttggtatttcaggataggccaaagggtttggtaagattctttacacttgtaaccacttgtgactgataatagtggatttttaggagtggtgaccttaaattcacccggtgaggttttgcctcggtggttttccctattcgtaaacttgtgtcaaatttaatttttgctgcatttagttattcggtgatttgtttgtgctactatgctattgcatgtaatttgataaattaattaatttgggtaattaattaatttgcaagggatca contains these protein-coding regions:
- the LOC126716411 gene encoding lysine histidine transporter 1-like; translated protein: MKQNMTLTPNMTEEEAARQKAINDWLPVTASRTAKWWYSAFHNVTAMVGAGVLSLPYAMSHLGWGPGVTVLILSWIITFYTLWQMIEMHEMVPGKRFDRYHELGQQAFGEKLGLWIVVPQQLVVEISVDIVYMVTGGRSLKKFHDIVCPNCKSIKTTYFIMIFASVHFVLSHLPNFNSISGISLAAAVMSLTYSTIAWAASAAKGVQPDVDYGYSAKSASGKTFNVFTALGDVAFAYAGHNVVLEIQATIPSTPEKPSKGPMWKGAVVAYIIVGLCYFPVALIGYWVFGNSVEDNVLLSLEKPNWLIAAANMFVVIHVVGSYQVFAVPVFDMMETFLVKKLKFSPSLTLRFIIRNVYVAFTMMVAIIIPFFGGLLGFFGGLVMAPTTYYLPCIMWLIIYKPKPFSITWMANWICIVLGVALMIVAPIGGLRTIILSAKDYEFFS